The following are encoded together in the Hoplias malabaricus isolate fHopMal1 chromosome 3, fHopMal1.hap1, whole genome shotgun sequence genome:
- the fads6 gene encoding fatty acid desaturase 6 — protein MKDNHSMQKVPEEWREGDRGMQRGGEEDKETLMMELTKLVQKAVKESSWWERRGIDCSILAMAFISLPAAFLLLGSSQVVCFVSGLLVMGMAHAVITVKGTHLSSHGALSESTAWGQFWAVFFIEVCGSFTARAGVKAHVKMHHAHTNVIGLGDSSTWKIPFLPRSVYLFIAPLAVPIITPIVAMGQLKGQPLWAVVRTVVCVFVGVYSQYALLRCVSGLECGSALLVMLLSRAMFSLPYIHVNIFQHIGLPMFSPSRRPKRIYQMTHGVLNLPRNPLLDWTFGHSLISCHVEHHLFPSLSDNMCLKVKPIVSQYLKEKSLPYQEDSYLSRLLLFFHKYQELMVWAPPITELVGVQ, from the exons ATGAAGGACAACCACAGCATGCAGAAGGTCCCAGAGGAGTGGAGAGAGGGGGATAGAGGGAtgcagagaggaggagaagaagacaAAGAGACGCTGATGATGGAGCTGACGAAGCTGGTGCAGAAAGCAGTGAAGGAGAGCAGCTGGTGGGAGAGGAGGGGGATAGACTGCAGCATTCTGGCCATGGCTTTTATTAGCCTTCCTGCAg CTTTCCTGTTGTTGGGGTCCTCTCAGGTGGTGTGTTTTGTGTCGGGTTTGTTGGTGATGGGCATGGCTCATGCTGTAATAACGGTGAAGGGGACACACCTGTCCAGTCACGGAGCTCTGAGTGAATCCACAGCATGGGGTCAGTTCTGGGCCGTCTTCTTCATCGAG gtgtgtggATCATTTACTGCGAGAGCGGGTGTGAAGGCTCATGTGAAGATGCATCATGCTCACACTAATGTGATCGGCCTGGGAGACTCCAGCACGTGGAAAATCCCCTTCCTGCCCCGCAGTGTTTACCTGTTCATCGCACCACTCGCTGTTCCCATCATCACACCCATAGTCGCcatgg gtCAGTTAAAGGGCCAACCTCTGTGGGCAGTTGTGCGTACagtagtgtgtgtttttgtaggcGTGTATTCTCAGTACGCCCTGCTGAGGTGTGTATCTGGGCTGGAGTGTGGGTCGGCTCTGCTGGTGATGCTGCTGAGCAGAGCCATGTTCTCTCTGCCATACATCCATGTTAACATCTTCCAg CACATTGGGTTGCCAATGTTTTCTCCCTCTCGAAGACCCAAGCGTATTTACCAGATGACCCACGGAGTCCTGAACCTCCCCAGAAACCCACTGCTGGACTGGACCTTTGGACATTCGCTTATCAGCTGCCACGTAGAACACCACCTGTTCCCGTCGCTCTCTGACAATATGTGCCTgaag gtgaAGCCCATAGTGTCTCAGTATCTGAAGGAGAAGTCTTTGCCATATCAGGAGGACAGTTACCTCTCCCGTCTGCTTCTGTTCTTTCATAAATACCAGGAGCTGATGGTGTGGGCTCCTCCCATCACTGAGCTGGTGGGGGTGCAGTGA